In the Malania oleifera isolate guangnan ecotype guangnan chromosome 1, ASM2987363v1, whole genome shotgun sequence genome, one interval contains:
- the LOC131159905 gene encoding pentatricopeptide repeat-containing protein At3g26630, chloroplastic has protein sequence MVACMTCSCSPDALPRTTTPFPSPTFTRRLRSQEVALALLQRCSDFKQLKQVHSHIIRNGPSCDQKLATKLLCLCSSYGKMDYATLVFRQMQNPLSFAWNIMIRGHTLNGDSHKALLLYKLMIFQCVAPDKFTFPFVIKACIASSAIDKGREVHVMAIKTGFAGDVFVQNTLMDLYLKCGGLVDGRKVFHKMRVRNVVSWTTMLTGLIVHEELDAARQFFEQMPIRNVVSWTAMINGYVRNQRPHEAFELFRRMQHDNVRPNEFTLVSLLTACAELGSLNLGSWIHDFALKNGFKLGAFLGTALIDMYSKCGSLEDARDVFDKMQTKSLATWNSMISSLGVHGCGEEALALFAQMESANVQPDAITFVGVLCACVHTGNVGAGVKYFKDMSEHYSITPIPEHYTCMIELSNRANMLDELSELAVVMPVKPSHCVTASMLRDSKVYSVAGAYRGISFGNSSGELHWLGGSLCLSPKFPSRCTKLDVR, from the coding sequence ATGGTGGCATGCATGACATGCTCATGCTCGCCCGATGCTCTTCCGAGGACGACAACCCCATTCCCATCCCCGACCTTCACGCGCAGGCTTCGTTCTCAAGAAGTAGCTCTCGCCTTACTCCAAAGGTGCTCCGACTTCAAACAGCTCAAGCAAGTCCACTCCCACATTATCCGGAACGGCCCTTCTTGCGATCAAAAACTCGCCACGAAACTCCTTTGCCTTTGCTCTTCTTATGGGAAAATGGACTACGCCACCCTGGTTTTCCGCCAAATGCAGAACCCTCTCTCGTTCGCTTGGAACATCATGATTAGGGGCCATACCCTAAATGGCGACTCGCACAAAGCTCTCCTTCTATATAAACTCATGATCTTCCAATGCGTGGCACCCGATAAGTTCACCTTCCCATTTGTTATCAAAGCTTGCATTGCGTCCTCCGCCATTGATAAAGGAAGAGAGGTCCATGTGATGGCTATCAAAACGGGTTTTGCAGGAGACGTTTTTGTGCAAAACACCTTGATGGATCTTTACCTCAAATGTGGAGGTTTAGTTGACGGTCGTAAGGTGTTTCACAAAATGCGTGTAAGAAATGTGGTTTCGTGGACAACCATGCTAACAGGGCTTATTGTGCATGAGGAGTTAGATGCCGCTAGGCAGTTTTTTGAGCAAATGCCAATTCGTAATGTTGTTTCATGGACAGCGATGATTAATGGCTATGTTAGAAACCAACGGCCTCACGAAGCATTTGAACTGTTTCGGAGAATGCAGCATGACAATGTGAGGCCAAATGAGTTTACGCTGGTTAGCTTGTTGACTGCGTGTGCTGAATTGGGAAGCCTCAATTTGGGCAGCTGGATTCATGACTTTGCTCTCAAGAACGGGTTTAAGCTCGGGGCTTTCCTTGGGACGGCTCTTATTGACATGTATAGCAAATGTGGTAGTTTAGAGGATGCAAGGGATGTGTTTGATAAAATGCAAACTAAGAGCTTGGCTACGTGGAATTCAATGATCAGTAGCTTGGGTGTCCATGGATGTGGAGAAGAAGCTCTTGCTCTTTTTGCACAAATGGAAAGTGCTAATGTGCAGCCAGATGCTATCACTTTCGTAGGCGTTCTATGTGCTTGTGTACACACCGGCAATGTGGGTGCTGGTGTTAAGTACTTCAAAGATATGAGTGAACACTACAGTATCACACCTATTCCAGAACATTACACTTGCATGATTGAACTTAGTAACCGGGCCAACATGTTAGATGAGCTTTCTGAATTGGCAGTTGTGATGCCTGTGAAGCCAAGTCATTGTGTAACAGCATCAATGCTCAGGGACAGTAAGGTATATAGTGTTGCTGGTGCATATAGAGGTatttcttttggcaattcttctGGGGAGTTGCATTGGTTGGGAGGAAGTTTGTGTCTTTCACCTAAATTTCCTAGTCGATGCACCAAATTGGATGTGCGCTGA